In Streptomyces sp. NBC_01551, one DNA window encodes the following:
- the rpsS gene encoding 30S ribosomal protein S19, with product MPRSLKKGPFVDGHLIKKVDVQNEAGTKNVIKTWSRRSMIIPAMLGHTIAVHNGKTHVPVFVTESMVGHKLGEFSPTRTFRGHVKDDRKSKRR from the coding sequence ATGCCGCGCAGTCTCAAGAAGGGACCCTTCGTCGACGGACACCTCATCAAGAAGGTGGACGTACAGAACGAAGCTGGTACCAAGAACGTCATCAAGACCTGGTCCCGTCGCTCGATGATCATCCCGGCCATGCTGGGTCACACCATCGCGGTGCACAACGGCAAGACCCACGTCCCGGTGTTCGTCACCGAGTCGATGGTCGGCCACAAGCTCGGCGAGTTCTCGCCGACTCGCACCTTCCGCGGCCACGTCAAGGACGACCGGAAGTCGAAGCGCCGCTAA
- the rpsC gene encoding 30S ribosomal protein S3, whose product MGQKVNPHGFRLGITTDFKSRWYADKLYKDYVKEDVAIRRMMTSGMERAGISKVEIERTRDRVRVDIHTARPGIVIGRRGAEADRIRGDLEKLTGKQVQLNILEVKNPELDAQLVAQAVAEQLSSRVSFRRAMRKSMQGTMKAGAKGIKIQCGGRLGGAEMSRSEFYREGRVPLHTLRANVDYGFFEAKTTFGRIGVKVWIYKGDVKNIAEVRAENAAARAGNRPARGAGAGDRPAGRGGRGGERGGRGGRKPQQAAGAEAPKADAPAAAPAESTGTEA is encoded by the coding sequence ATGGGCCAGAAGGTAAACCCGCACGGGTTCCGGCTCGGCATCACCACCGACTTCAAGTCGCGTTGGTACGCCGACAAGCTGTACAAGGACTACGTCAAGGAAGACGTCGCCATCCGTCGGATGATGACGTCCGGCATGGAGCGCGCCGGCATCTCGAAGGTTGAGATCGAGCGCACCCGTGACCGCGTGCGTGTGGACATCCACACCGCTCGTCCGGGCATCGTCATCGGCCGCCGTGGCGCCGAGGCCGACCGCATCCGCGGTGACCTCGAGAAGCTCACGGGCAAGCAGGTCCAGCTGAACATCCTCGAGGTCAAGAACCCCGAGCTTGACGCTCAGCTGGTTGCCCAGGCCGTTGCCGAGCAGCTCTCCTCCCGCGTCTCCTTCCGTCGCGCCATGCGTAAGAGCATGCAGGGCACGATGAAGGCCGGCGCCAAGGGCATCAAGATCCAGTGTGGCGGTCGCCTCGGCGGCGCCGAGATGTCCCGCTCCGAGTTCTACCGCGAGGGTCGTGTGCCGCTGCACACGCTGCGCGCGAACGTGGACTACGGCTTCTTCGAGGCCAAGACCACCTTCGGCCGTATCGGTGTGAAGGTCTGGATCTACAAGGGCGACGTCAAGAACATCGCCGAGGTTCGCGCCGAGAACGCTGCGGCCCGTGCGGGTAACCGCCCGGCCCGTGGTGCCGGCGCTGGCGACCGTCCCGCCGGCCGTGGTGGCCGTGGTGGCGAGCGCGGCGGCCGTGGTGGCCGCAAGCCGCAGCAGGCT
- the rplV gene encoding 50S ribosomal protein L22, whose translation MEARAQARYIRVTPMKARRVVDLIRGMDATEAQAVLRFAPQAASVPVGKVLDSAIANAAHNYNHPDASTLVISEAYVDEGPTLKRFRPRAQGRAYRIRKRTSHITVVVSSKEGSR comes from the coding sequence ATGGAAGCCAGGGCCCAGGCGCGGTACATCCGCGTCACGCCCATGAAGGCCCGCCGCGTGGTGGACCTTATCCGTGGCATGGATGCCACGGAGGCTCAGGCGGTCCTGCGTTTCGCCCCGCAGGCCGCGAGCGTGCCGGTTGGCAAGGTGCTGGACAGCGCCATTGCCAATGCCGCACACAACTACAACCACCCGGACGCCTCCACGCTGGTCATCAGCGAGGCGTACGTGGACGAGGGCCCGACCCTGAAGCGGTTCCGTCCGCGTGCCCAGGGCCGTGCCTACCGGATCCGCAAGCGGACCAGCCACATCACCGTGGTCGTCAGCAGCAAGGAAGGTTCCCGGTAA
- the rplB gene encoding 50S ribosomal protein L2, giving the protein MGIRKYKPTTPGRRGSSVADFVEITRSTPEKSLVRPLHSKGGRNNTGRITVRHQGGGHKRAYRVIDFRRHDKDGVPAKVAHIEYDPNRTARIALLHYADGEKRYIIAPRGLNQGDRIENGPTADIKPGNNLALRNIPVGTTIHAIELRPGGGAKFARSAGASVQLLAKEGTMAHLRMPSGEIRLVDARCRATVGEVGNAEQSNINWGKAGRMRWKGVRPSVRGVAMNPVDHPHGGGEGKTSGGRHPVSPWGQKEGRTRSPKKASSKYIVRRRKTNKKR; this is encoded by the coding sequence ATGGGTATCCGCAAGTACAAGCCGACGACCCCGGGCCGTCGTGGCTCCAGCGTCGCCGACTTTGTCGAGATCACGCGGTCCACGCCGGAGAAGTCGCTGGTTCGCCCGCTGCACAGCAAGGGCGGCCGTAACAACACCGGTCGGATCACCGTTCGCCACCAGGGTGGTGGACACAAGCGCGCCTACCGCGTGATCGACTTCCGTCGTCACGACAAGGACGGCGTGCCGGCCAAGGTCGCGCACATCGAGTACGACCCCAACCGCACCGCGCGCATCGCGCTCCTGCACTACGCGGACGGCGAGAAGCGCTACATCATCGCTCCCCGCGGTCTGAACCAGGGCGACCGGATTGAGAACGGCCCCACGGCCGACATCAAGCCCGGCAACAACCTGGCCCTCCGCAACATCCCGGTCGGTACCACGATCCACGCGATCGAGCTCCGTCCCGGTGGTGGCGCCAAGTTCGCCCGTTCCGCGGGTGCCTCCGTGCAGCTGCTGGCGAAGGAGGGCACCATGGCCCACCTTCGTATGCCGTCGGGTGAAATCCGTCTCGTCGACGCGCGCTGCCGCGCGACCGTCGGTGAGGTCGGCAACGCCGAGCAGTCGAACATCAACTGGGGCAAGGCCGGCCGCATGCGCTGGAAGGGCGTTCGCCCCTCCGTCCGCGGTGTCGCGATGAACCCGGTCGACCACCCGCACGGTGGTGGTGAGGGTAAGACCTCCGGTGGTCGTCACCCGGTCTCCCCGTGGGGTCAGAAGGAGGGTCGTACTCGCTCGCCGAAGAAGGCTTCGAGCAAGTACATCGTCCGCCGCCGCAAGACGAACAAGAAGCGCTAG
- the rplW gene encoding 50S ribosomal protein L23, translated as MSEATVTSKTFTDPRDLLIKPVVSEKSYALLDENKYTFIVAPGSNKTQIKQAVEAVFGVKVTGVNTINRQGKRKRTKTGFGKRADTKRAIVTLAEGDRIDIFGGQAS; from the coding sequence ATGTCTGAGGCGACCGTTACCAGCAAGACCTTCACTGACCCGCGCGACCTGCTGATCAAGCCGGTTGTCTCGGAGAAGAGCTACGCGCTGCTGGACGAGAACAAGTACACGTTCATCGTCGCGCCCGGCTCCAACAAGACTCAGATCAAGCAGGCCGTCGAGGCGGTCTTCGGGGTCAAGGTCACCGGGGTCAACACGATCAACCGTCAGGGTAAGCGCAAGCGCACCAAGACCGGTTTCGGCAAGCGCGCTGACACCAAGCGCGCCATCGTGACCCTCGCTGAGGGCGACCGAATCGACATCTTCGGCGGCCAGGCCTCCTAA